One Mya arenaria isolate MELC-2E11 chromosome 5, ASM2691426v1 genomic window carries:
- the LOC128233575 gene encoding uncharacterized protein LOC128233575: protein MQKMSVLVLCLLWSSVVGNHYNDKDVCSEAFNSLMCEGKGVGHYTFSNRDAGRVVLMTGFEAGSVIDVVNMPSLSTIQSKGAFLACEDIVGNRALTIIQPDRKLLTCPPGDELSTHASATHTTRLPRMDNDVEEIPISDDVTALPVPILTYATTTYSTPPLTTYHEEISISARYPILSIILPIMTALLFVLLAFVCVCMCRGRCQRRNGGSIELREVVISQPLRSISEDSSIVEYSRAKCE, encoded by the exons ATGCAAAAAATGTCGGTGTTGGTTCTTTGTTTGCTTTGGTCAAGCGTCGTAGGAAATCATTATAATGACAAAGATGTGTGTTCTGAGGCTTTTAATAGCCTAATGTGCGAAGGTAAAGGTGTTGGACACTATACGTTCAGCAATAGAGATGCTGGAAGAGTTGTGTTGATGACAGGGTTTGAAGCGGGGTCCGTGATCGATGTTGTAAACATGCCAAGTCTATCAACGATTCAATCTAAAGGAGCATTTCTGGCATGTGAAGATATAGTGGGGAATAGGGCATTGACAATCATCCAGCCGGACCGGAAGTTACTTACATGTCCT ccCGGTGATGAACTATCAACTCATGCTTCTGCAACCCACACCACTCGACTCCCAAGAATGGATAATGATGTGGAAGAAATACCGATTTCAG ATGATGTAACTGCTCTACCTGTGCCAATCTTAACATATGCCACTACAACCTACAGCACTCCACCCTTGACAACATATCATGAGGAAATATCTATTTCAG cACGTTACCCTATCCTCTCCATCATCCTCCCCATCATGACTGCATTGCTGTTTGTATTACTTgcgtttgtttgtgtgtgtatgtgtagaGGGAGGTGCCAAAGACGAAACGGAGGGAGTATTGAGTTGAGAGAGGTTGTGATTTCACAGCCTTTAAGATCAATTTCAGAGGATAGCTCAATTGTTGAATATTCTAGGGCTAAATGTGAATAA